In a genomic window of Trichoderma atroviride chromosome 4, complete sequence:
- a CDS encoding uncharacterized protein (EggNog:ENOG41) has translation MLRNGQTWDLGEPELNERRQPVIHDIAQKLGCIRPNSDIDLPVHSVFPEDEAGMAELARQLEEQQHHDSEAQHKDTKETDSPMYNRTDRASSSELDHSDIELDYRRQAFGSHNPMTMSPQSYAGSADFEFSRSAPPDLDTTALFATQSPSLSTFPDWTIKAAVPPRDDHAVLSTDWHVPGHEHDGPWPHWKRLWHHQAPRPVCRVQPQRHDGLERPHDL, from the coding sequence ATGCTTAGGAATGGCCAGACCTGGGATCTTGGCGAACCCGAGCTGAACGAGCGCCGCCAGCCCGTGATCCACGACATTGCACAGAAGCTGGGATGCATCCGACCGAATAGCGACATTGATCTTCCTGTGCACTCAGTCTTCcccgaggacgaggccggcATGGCTGAGCTCGCCCGCCAGctggaagagcagcagcaccacgACTCGGAAGCCCAGCACAAGGACACCAAGGAGACGGACTCGCCCATGTACAACCGCACCGACCGCGCCTCCTCGTCAGAACTCGACCACTCCGACATCGAGCTCGACTACCGCCGGCAAGCCTTTGGCAGCCACAACCCGATGACCATGTCTCCCCAGAGCTACGCCGGCAGCGCCGACTTCGAGTTCAGCCGATCTGCACCCCCCGATCTCGACACCACTGCCCTGTTCGCCACGCAGTCACCGAGCCTGTCGACGTTCCCCGACTGGACGATCAAGGCCGCCGTGCCCCCCCGAGATGACCATGCAGTACTTTCAACAGACTGGCATGTTCCAGGGCATGAGCATGATGGGCCCTGGCCTCACTGGAAACGACTTTGGCACCATCAAGCCCCACGTCCTGTCTGCCGTGTCCAACCCCAACGTCATGATGGGCTTGAGCGACCCCATGATCTATAG
- a CDS encoding uncharacterized protein (EggNog:ENOG41) has protein sequence MSTKTPEKVLEALRRLQEKNELSIIKLSEPISNSTPNDARQRISDASNTSIDGPSPTSLDADLIHYKELFSKLRFSYVEQVTKEKFIRAIVGDPPLIVTLQENLDLERENAEAKAQLKNLKLEVADMVSDLEARGRDLSKRYEKIQLETVRLEELPAKIIELENRIKELKDQNEGSDADPKLQLPLAKTLSLVSKRKAEQQELARELEALQSRVPRKRKEVERLQAELQPLEVKRHNSTTAAREAQRRKEAALGGVADDLEQRARWWRASESMLKQVLDIKP, from the coding sequence ATGAGCACGAAAACGCCGGAAAAGGTGCTCGAGGCTCTTCGCCGTCTCCAGGAGAAAAATgagctctccatcatcaaattGAGCGAGCCAATCTCAAATTCTACGCCAAACGATGCCCGCCAGCGCATCTCCGACGCGTCCAACACGTCCATTGACGGCCCCTCTCCAACCAGCCTGGACGCAGATCTTATTCATTACAAAGAGCTCTTTTCCAAACTCCGATTTTCCTATGTCGAGCAAGTGACAAAGGAGAAGTTTATCCGCGCAATCGTAGGCGATCCGCCACTCATAGTCACGCTTCAGGAGAACCTGGATCTTGAGCGGGAAAATGCAGAGGCCAAAGCGCAACTTAAGAATCTCAAGTTGGAGGTGGCAGACATGGTTTCCGACTTGGAAGCCAGAGGGCGAGACTTGAGCAAGCGATACGAAAAGATTCAGCTGGAGACTGTGCGGCTAGAAGAGCTGCCTGCTAAGATAATCGAGTTGGAGAATCGCAtcaaagagctcaaggaCCAGAATGAAGGGTCAGATGCGGACCCAAAACTGCAACTGCCTCTTGCAAAGACGCTCAGCCTCGTTTCGAAGCGAAAGGCcgagcagcaagagctcGCGCGAGAGCTTGAGGCGCTGCAATCCAGGGTTCccaggaagagaaaggaagtAGAGAGACTGCAGGCTGAGTTGCAGCCGTTGGAGGTGAAACGACATAATAGCACTACGGCTGCGCGTGAAGCCCAGAGGAGGAAAGAGGCCGCTCTTGGTGGAGTTGCGGATGATCTCGAGCAGAGAGCTCGATGGTGGAGAGCCAGCGAGAGCATGTTGAAGCAGGTCCTTGACATCAAGCCATGA
- a CDS encoding uncharacterized protein (EggNog:ENOG41), translating to MPNDEFLTDEYVAGLLAKEASDCSLKYSAMGMEAFNTKNKPSNSLKPNTRFLRNIINETDSHNKALLAKEAAESRARLKDLERAEEVKRLKTDPTPRDIRKRQLGSIQSILGGPRHKRDDDTKPTASEGRLKNRSDGDRPSHRSSHRDRDATSDRRKSKKDYGRLSRSPQDDERRSRHEDKSRSSRKRHRDHSPEHKRRHSRDRERDRSRSPRRRRRSRSPRTKRSKHRSRSPLATAKQPTIDARDRNDGDESDPLEELIGPAPPPKYRGRGTVGGASGLDRRFSDSYDPSTDVLPDDDDPVEAFRDRQKLRLAQQERMRAAEIAEHQAQKTSNSQREKTEEDVVWSKAGEKRAWDRGKGGGWR from the exons ATGCCAAACGACGAGTTCCTCACCGACGAATATGTCGCCGGCCTTTTGGCCAAGGAGGCCAGCGACTGCTCGCTGAAATACTCTGCAATGGGTATGGAAGCTTTCAACACCAAAAATAA GCCGTCCAACTCGCTGAAACCGAATACGAGATTCTTGAGGAACATAATCAATGAAACGGATTCGCACAACAAAGCGCTGCTTGCCAAGGAAGCGGCTGAATCAAGAGCGAGGCTGAAGGACCTGGAACGCGCGGAAGAGGTCAAACGACTCAAGACGGATCCAACTCCCAGGGATATACGGAAGCGGCAGCTTGGAAGCATCCAATCCATTTTAGGTGGGCCAAGACACAAACGCGACGACGATACGAAGCCGACTGCTAGCGAAGGAAGATTGAAGAATAGGAGTGATGGCGATCGCCCTTCGCATCGGTCGTCGCATCGTGATAGAGATGCAACCTCTGATCGTCGCAAATCAAAGAAAGACTATGGCCGACTGTCAAGAAGCCCCCAGGACGACGAGCGAAGGTCTCGCCATGAAGATAAGTCACGGAGCTCTCGAAAAAGGCACCGCGATCACTCTCCGGAACATAAACGTCGACACTCTCGCGATCGCGAAAGAGATCGATCAAGGTCgccccgccgccgccgacgtTCTCGATCACCTCGAACgaagagaagcaaacatCGGAGCCGCTCTCCTTTAGCTACTGCGAAGCAGCCTACAATAGATGCTCGTGATAGAAATGATGGCGACGAGTCAGATCCCTTGGAAGAATTAATTGGACCTGCCCCGCCTCCTAAATACCGTGGACGGGGGACCGTTGGGGGAGCGTCTGGCCTAGATCGGCGGTTTTCTGATTCGTACGATCCAAGTACAGACGTCTTAccagatgacgatgaccCGGTGGAAGCGTTTAGGGACCGCCAGAAGCTGCGACTGGCCCAACAAGAACGGATGAGAGCAGCCGAGATTGCAGAACATCAGGCTCAGAAGACAAGCAATAGCCAACGAGAAAAAACGGAGGAGGATGTGGTATGGTCCAAGGCGGGCGAAAAGAGGGCATGGGATCGCGGGAAGGggggaggatggagatga
- a CDS encoding uncharacterized protein (TransMembrane:1 (n6-21c26/27o545-565i)~SECRETED:SignalP(1-26)), which yields MRTPRIVILVFCISSTLFLLFRSATASRHAASSRYPTESRPNRSIWGLIFYNTPFSLFPPNAAISLTDDNSTSFAARPAAFGPSLSPGGLSGQLWVGSGFAEDSFDVNGELGCSDIPGWDGADAKHALKQSVRGAALRADAFKSTRHPRAHDDLLSLDKPASDAGAGLDLKIPTDDGTDNHLHVRFSSALPRQDASASSHADIQSIQEGAEIKGKIVLLMRGGCGFLEKVMWAQRRGAIGVIVGDNVKGGPLIQMFAHGDEVDNVTIPSVFTARTTAQLLSSLTQPGSFIEDTLDDNGNPVLKVQQGSRARKSKSSGSKTARSKKSKRLAKENRFTKRKEVEDKPGWFSRFFKWGTSSRGVHSESRPPSSGQIDWMVVEDRVDEKDSVTGPSLTKQKKQPKQPKAGSDDFVIGVQDWRDPDVLSNVKAPASSATGVSDKATSPDEPKGGSITPSSGEYKLRKVSEAETESTSAFELRGVAPSGKGKGLISRIFGDDDDEVDEALELDNDDDEDDILDEDEDPVHHEGLWVTITPTSSASPFFDTLLVLVISPLVTLSIVYALLVLRARIRRRRWRAPKSVVERLPVRTYHTVARSPSMSPRVPSPSGATATTPLLQSNPRPSRPRPRSRTASGALESANFHTPASSSLSALQTNHRAGRSGHHRGAISGEWRKYMGRQVECVVCLEEYVDGVSRVMRLPCGHEFHADCITPWLTTRRRTCPICKGDVVRSMGRSSWTNPRYEPYHDDGDDDDDEQVAEGSSSSSDEDVEQGVAEVEPSETRRSNWQHNFFGIIPGVVGYNRRPRSPSPPPEDRQAGSH from the exons ATGCGGACCCCACGGATCGTGATCCTTGTGTTCTGCATCTCCTCGAcgctcttcctcctcttccgctCGGCGACAGCGTCCAGACACGCCGCATCGTCTCGGTACCCCACTGAGAGCCGACCCAACAGATCGATCTGGGGACTCATCTTCTACAACACGCCCTTCTCGCTGTTTCCGcccaacgccgccatcagcctGACCGACGACAACAGCACCTCTTTTGCGGCTCGGCCTGCAGCGTTCGGGCCCAGTCTATCGCCGGGCGGTCTGAGCGGGCAGCTGTGGGTTGGGAGCGGCTTTGCTGAAGACAGCTTCGACGTCAACGGGGAGCTCGGCTGCAGCGACATTCCTGGCTGGGACGGCGCAGACGCAAAACATGCGCTGAAGCAAAGCGTTCGCGGAGCTGCCTTACGCGCCGATGCCTTCAAATCCACACGCCATCCCCGGGCGCATGATGATCTTCTAAGTCTAGACAAGCCAGCTTCAGATGCAGGGGCAGGCCTTGACCTGAAGATTCCTACTGACGATGGCACCGACAACCACCTTCACGTCAGATTTAGCAGCGCCCTCCCTCGACAAGACGCCTCTGCATCCTCCCACGCCGATATCCAATCGAtccaagaaggagctgagATCAAGGGAAAGATTGTTCTATTAATGCGCGGAGGATGTGGATTCTTAGAAAAGGTGATGTGGGCGCAGCGCAGAGGTGCCATTGGCGTCATCGTGGGCGACAACGTCAAGGGGGGACCGCTGATCCAAATGTTTGCCCACGGCGACGAGGTCGACAACGTGACCATTCCGTCAGTCTTTACCGCTCGGACGACCGCACAACTGCTGTCTTCGTTGACGCAGCCTGGCAGTTTTATCGAAGACACCCTCGACGACAATGGAAACCCTGTGCTGAAAGTCCAACAGGGCTCCAGAGCAAGAAAGAGCAAGAGCTCGGGTTCGAAGACTGCTCGGTCGAAGAAGTCAAAGAGATTGGCCAAGGAAAATCGGTTTACAAAGCgaaaagaagttgaagatAAGCCCGGTTGGTTTTCACGCTTTTTCAAATGGGGCACATCATCTCGCGGCGTCCACAGTGAAAGCCGGCCACCTAGCAGCGGCCAAATAGACTGGATGGTGGTCGAGGATCGAGTTGACGAGAAAGACAGCGTTACAGGACCCAGCCTAAccaaacaaaagaagcaacCGAAGCAACCGAAAGCAGGAAGTGACGACTTCGTTATCGGAGTTCAAGACTGGCGGGACCCGGATGTTTTAAGCAATGTCAAGGCACCGGCCTCTTCTGCTACTGGTGTCTCTGACAAGGCGACGAGCCCCGACGAGCCCAAGGGTGGAAGCATTACTCCAAGCAGCGGCGAGTATAAGCTCCGTAAGGTGTCTGAAGCTGAAACCGAGTCTACCTCGGCCTTTGAGCTCAGAGGAGTCGCGCCATccggcaagggcaagggccTCATCTCTCGAATctttggcgacgatgatgacgaagtAGACGAGGCTCTTGAGCTTGacaatgatgacgatgaggatgacattctagacgaggacgaggatccTGTGCATCACGAGGGTCTCTGGGTCACCATCACGCCGACCAGTAGCGCCAGTCCGTTCTTCGATAccctccttgtccttgtaATCAGCCCCTTGGTGACACTTTCCATCGTATATGCTCTCCTGGTTTTGCGTGCAAGAATccgaaggagaagatggcgagcacCCAAGTCTGTGGTCGAGCGACTGCCCGTCAGAACCTACCACACCGTCGCACGCTCCCCCAGCATGTCACCCAGAGTCCCCTCTCCCTCAGGCGCAACAGCAACCACGCCGCTACTGCAGTCCAACCCCAGACCCAGCAGACCACGACCTCGATCCAGGACCGCCAGTGGAGCTTTGGAGAGCGCAAATTTTCACACTccagcttccagcagcttgtctGCGCTACAGACGAATCATCGTGCTGGCCGTTCGGGCCACCACAGAGGGGCCATCTCAGGGGAATGGAGGAAGTACATGGGAAGACAGGTAGAGTGCGTCGTCTGCCTGGAGGAATATGTCGATGGCGTGAGTAGGGTGATGAGGCTTCCTTGCGGCCATGAATTCCACGCCGACTGCAT CACTCCATGGTTGACTACCCGTCGACGAACATGTCCAATCTGCAAGGGAGACGTTGTCCGTTCCATGGGTCGCAGCTCGTGGACCAACCCTAGATATGAACCGTAccatgacgatggcgacgacgacgacgatgagcaAGTGGCTGAAGGttcatcttccagcagcgatgaagatgttgagcAAGGCGTAGCGGAAGTGGAACCCTCTGAGACACGCCGATCGAATTGGCAGCACAATTTCTTTGGCATCATACCCGGCGTTGTTGGGTACAACCGCAGACCACGATCCCCGTCGCCGCCTCCAGAAGACCGTCAGGCGGGGTCCCATTAA